A genomic window from Salvia splendens isolate huo1 chromosome 11, SspV2, whole genome shotgun sequence includes:
- the LOC121753954 gene encoding ethylene-responsive transcription factor ERF109-like, whose translation MQITNKRIKQERNNTAASISMFAPPPQRLSYEEEASVMVAALKNVITGEAALSSAANDFRFLYSGGGADGIFCVSGDMETCGFCGIKGCLGCNLFSEEKKAINAPAGKKRKKKNYRGVRQRPWGKWAAEIRDPRRAVRVWLGTFETAEDAARAYDRAAIEFRGPRAKVNFPFSDYTAAAGSSASAAAMSSQQQKRKAERAVEAPPKKISKQGNGGIRETESSSKNHSGNIWDLTIGEEEMEPWMFMMDFNNGDSSDSANAGNVQCV comes from the coding sequence ATGCAGATTACAAACAAGAGGATCAAGCAAGAGCGAAACAACACCGCCGCTTCTATCTCCATGTTtgcgccgccgccgcagcgCCTCTCTTACGAAGAAGAAGCCTCGGTAATGGTGGCGGCGTTGAAGAATGTTATTACTGGAGAAGCGGCGCTCTCAAGCGCGGCTAACGATTTCAGATTTCTGTACTCCGGCGGCGGTGCCGACGGGATCTTCTGTGTTTCCGGCGATATGGAGACGTGCGGATTCTGCGGGATTAAAGGGTGCTTGGGGTGTAATTTGTTTAGTGAGGAGAAGAAGGCGATCAATGCGCCGGcggggaagaagaggaagaagaagaactaCAGAGGAGTGCGGCAGCGGCCGTGGGGGAAATGGGCGGCGGAGATACGGGACCCGCGGAGGGCAGTGCGCGTGTGGCTGGGGACGTTCGAGACGGCCGAGGACGCGGCGCGGGCGTATGATAGGGCGGCGATTGAGTTCCGGGGGCCGCGGGCCAAGGTCAATTTCCCGTTCTCGGACTACACCGCGGCCGCGGGATCCTCTGCTTCTGCTGCTGCGATGAGCTCTCAGCAGCAGAAGCGGAAAGCGGAAAGGGCGGTTGAGGCCCCTCCGAAGAAGATTAGTAAACAGGGGAATGGGGGGATTCGGGAAACGGAATCGAGCAGCAAAAATCATAGTGGTAATATTTGGGATTTGACGATTGGGGAAGAAGAGATGGAGCCGTGGATGTTTATGATGGATTTCAACAATGGCGATTCCTCGGATTCTGCTAATGCCGGGAATGTTCAATGCGTGTAG
- the LOC121756425 gene encoding abscisic acid 8'-hydroxylase 4-like, with the protein MQMDKSPPTIIYILLFLATLLYYIFSKKHTKKHKLTPKLPPGSMGWPYVGETLQLYYKDPNIFFSDKQKRYGEIFKTHILGCPCVMLGGPEAARFVLVTNVDLFKPTYPKSKEKMIGPSALFFHQGQYHSQIRRLVVNSLSPQSIKRFIPGIQALAISAIDSWASCPHPINTFQQMKKFSFEVGILAIFGELEREKKEELKKNYCIVDKGYNSFPTNLPGTAYHKALMARRRLSQILEEIMSERKEKKLLDNDLLGHLLNFKNEEGQTLSDDQIADNIIGILFAAQDTTASALTWIVKYLTDHPKLLQAVKSEQKEIYLANEKGNKGLTWTQTRSMPLTYKVILESLRMASIVSFTFREAMVDVVYNGYLIPKGWKVMPLFRNIHHNPEFFDEPQNFDPYRFEVAPKPNTFLPFGTGAHSCPGNELAKLEILILIHHLVNELRWEVVGPQDMVEYSPFPVPQNGLQARFWWEPNTQEN; encoded by the exons ATGCAAATGGACAAATCCCCTCCCACAATCATCTACATCCTACTCTTTCTAGCTACTCTATTGTATTACATCTTCTCCAAAAAACACACCAAGAAGCACAAATTGACACCAAAACTACCACCTGGCTCAATGGGATGGCCTTACGTCGGAGAAACACTTCAATTATACTACAAAGACCCCAACATCTTCTTCTCCGACAAGCAAAAAAG GTATGGGGAGATATTCAAAACACACATATTGGGGTGCCCGTGCGTGATGCTGGGTGGGCCGGAAGCAGCACGATTCGTGTTGGTGACGAACGTTGATTTGTTCAAGCCTACCTACCCGAAGAGCAAGGAGAAGATGATCGGCCCCTCCGCCCTCTTCTTCCACCAAGGCCAATACCATTCCCAAATTAGAAGGCTTGTTGTCAACTCTCTCTCCCCTCAATCCATCAAGAGATTCATTCCTGGGATTCAAGCCTTAGCCATCTCCGCTATCGATTCTTGGGCTTCTTGTCCACACCCCATCAACACCTTCCAACAAATGAAAAag TTCTCATTTGAAGTGGGGATTTTAGCGATCTTCGGGGAgttggagagagagaagaaagaagagtTGAAGAAGAACTATTGCATAGTGGATAAAGGCTACAACTCCTTCCCCACAAACCTACCTGGAACAGCATATCACAAGGCCTTGATG GCAAGAAGGAGACTGAGCCAAATACTGGAGGAGATAATGAGCGAGAGGAAGGAGAAGAAGTTGTTGGACAATGATTTGTTGGGTCATCTTCTCAACTTCAAGAACGAGGAAGGGCAGACGCTAAGCGACGATCAGATCGCAGACAACATCATCGGAATATTGTTTGCTGCTCAGGACACAACCGCTAGTGCATTAACATGGATTGTCAAATACCTTACCGACCATCCCAAACTATTACAAGCTGTTAAG TCTGAACAGAAAGAAATCTATCTGGCTAATGAAAAGGGCAACAAGGGCTTGACATGGACTCAAACAAGAAGTATGCCACTTACATATAAG GTGATTTTGGAGAGCTTAAGGATGGCAAGCATTGTGTCTTTTACTTTTAGGGAGGCTATGGTTGATGTAGTATATAACG GTTATCTAATTCCAAAAGGGTGGAAGGTGATGCCATTATTCAGAAATATTCATCACAATCCTGAATTTTTCGATGAACCACAAAATTTTGACCCTTACAGATTTGAG GTTGCTCCGAAACCCAATACATTTCTGCCATTTGGCACCGGGGCCCACTCCTGTCCGGGAAATGAGCTGGCAAAGcttgaaattttgattttgattcatcATCTGGTCAACGAATTGAG GTGGGAAGTGGTAGGCCCACAAGATATGGTGGAATATAGCCCGTTTCCGGTTCCTCAAAACGGGCTTCAAGCCAGATTTTGGTGGGAGCCCAATACTCAAGAAAATTAA